One segment of Alistipes finegoldii DSM 17242 DNA contains the following:
- a CDS encoding leucine-rich repeat domain-containing protein: protein MTRFVPLLAFALLAACGLADDERDDKNKRVYITFADPAFEAYCLEHFDIDHDGRISRYEAQRVLKMDCPDRGIAHMWEIGEFSRLERLDCSGNDLTQLDLRKCTLLQTLDCSRNRIASLDLDGLRALLELNCADNALTLLDLKSAGALRLLDCSGNRLVTLDLRPCSDRLKADAGGNPPLTTVYCRASQSVSADGHTEIIVR, encoded by the coding sequence ATGACCCGCTTCGTTCCTCTCCTCGCGTTTGCGCTTCTTGCGGCCTGCGGCCTTGCGGACGACGAACGCGACGACAAGAACAAGCGCGTATACATCACTTTTGCAGATCCCGCATTCGAGGCTTACTGCCTTGAGCATTTCGACATCGACCACGACGGACGCATTTCGCGCTACGAAGCGCAGCGCGTCCTGAAAATGGACTGCCCTGACCGCGGCATCGCGCATATGTGGGAGATCGGCGAATTCTCGCGGCTCGAACGGCTCGACTGCAGCGGCAACGACCTCACGCAGCTCGATTTGCGCAAGTGTACGCTGTTGCAGACGCTCGATTGTAGCCGTAACCGCATCGCTTCGCTCGATCTGGACGGCCTGCGCGCTCTTCTGGAGCTGAACTGCGCGGACAATGCGCTCACGCTGCTGGACCTCAAATCCGCCGGAGCGCTCCGTCTGCTCGACTGCAGCGGCAACCGGCTCGTGACGCTCGACCTGCGGCCCTGCTCGGACCGGCTTAAGGCCGACGCGGGCGGCAATCCTCCGCTCACGACCGTCTACTGCCGCGCATCGCAGAGCGTCAGCGCCGACGGACATACCGAAATAATCGTCCGCTGA